One Choloepus didactylus isolate mChoDid1 chromosome 8, mChoDid1.pri, whole genome shotgun sequence DNA window includes the following coding sequences:
- the LOC119543411 gene encoding 60S acidic ribosomal protein P1-like isoform X2 translates to MAYVSNLTCIFSALILHNDEVTITALADINTGKLSSVIGTGGPAPVADAPPAGGPAPSSTIAPDKEKKVEAQKED, encoded by the exons ATGGCTTATGTTTCTAATCTTACCTGCATCTTCTCAGCCCTAATCCTTCACAATGATGAGGTCACCATCACAG CCCTGGCCGACATCAATACTGGGAAACTCAGCAGCGTTATAGGGACTGGTGGACCTGCCCCAGTGGCAGATGCTCCACCAGCAGGAGGTCCTGCCCCTTCCAGCACCATTGCCCCAGATAAGGAGAAGAAAGTTGAAGCACAGAAAGAAGACTGA
- the LOC119543411 gene encoding 60S acidic ribosomal protein P1-like isoform X1, whose amino-acid sequence MAYVSNLTCIFSALILHNDEVTITEDKINTLIKAATVIIESFWPDMFAKSLADINTGKLSSVIGTGGPAPVADAPPAGGPAPSSTIAPDKEKKVEAQKED is encoded by the coding sequence ATGGCTTATGTTTCTAATCTTACCTGCATCTTCTCAGCCCTAATCCTTCACAATGATGAGGTCACCATCACAGAGGATAAGATCAATACCCTCATTAAAGCAGCTACTGTAATTATTGAATCCTTCTGGCCTGACATGTTTGCAAAATCCCTGGCCGACATCAATACTGGGAAACTCAGCAGCGTTATAGGGACTGGTGGACCTGCCCCAGTGGCAGATGCTCCACCAGCAGGAGGTCCTGCCCCTTCCAGCACCATTGCCCCAGATAAGGAGAAGAAAGTTGAAGCACAGAAAGAAGACTGA